In the Arthrobacter sp. 31Y genome, one interval contains:
- a CDS encoding RidA family protein: protein MNPSTIERLAGIPGQAPAVGPFSPAVIANGFVFTSGQIPAITGLDDQPDTFEGQVRQTIQNLAGVLEAAGSSLDHVVKVNTYLTSQDQLEEYNRVYVEYFGTAKPARTTVCVSLWGVSLEIECVAVLAQKVLAHKPEVTP from the coding sequence GTGAATCCAAGCACCATCGAGCGCCTGGCCGGCATCCCCGGCCAGGCGCCCGCCGTCGGGCCCTTTTCCCCGGCGGTCATTGCCAACGGTTTCGTCTTCACCTCCGGCCAGATCCCCGCGATCACCGGCCTGGATGACCAGCCGGACACCTTCGAAGGGCAAGTCCGGCAAACCATCCAAAACCTCGCGGGCGTGTTGGAAGCCGCAGGGTCCAGCCTCGACCACGTGGTCAAGGTCAACACCTACCTGACAAGCCAGGACCAGCTTGAGGAGTACAACCGCGTGTACGTGGAGTACTTCGGCACCGCCAAACCGGCCCGGACCACCGTGTGCGTGAGCCTTTGGGGCGTGTCCTTGGAAATCGAATGCGTGGCTGTTCTTGCCCAGAAGGTCCTCGCTCATAAACCGGAGGTAACCCCGTGA
- a CDS encoding TetR/AcrR family transcriptional regulator, giving the protein MAAKSEQTRQLVADVALKMFREIGFEKTTMRAIAQEAGVSVGNAYYYFASKDDLVQELYIQVQDEHAVVAAQALEGVQDLAGRLKAVLHTGVDVMAPYHQFGSDFIATAIRPSSPVNPFGEASTAAREASLAIFRSAVEGSSPTVAKKLRGDLPELLWLAYMGVALFWVYDRSEGQRRTRKLIDGAAPLVARGLSLAKIPGVSKVFDDVLGLVRSVKEDS; this is encoded by the coding sequence ATGGCCGCAAAGAGTGAACAGACCCGCCAACTGGTGGCCGACGTCGCACTGAAGATGTTCCGCGAAATCGGCTTCGAAAAGACCACCATGCGCGCCATTGCGCAGGAAGCCGGGGTGTCGGTGGGGAACGCCTACTACTACTTCGCTTCCAAAGACGATCTCGTGCAGGAGCTGTACATCCAGGTCCAGGATGAACACGCGGTGGTCGCTGCTCAAGCCCTGGAAGGGGTTCAGGATCTCGCGGGCCGCCTGAAAGCCGTGCTGCACACCGGCGTCGACGTCATGGCGCCGTACCACCAGTTCGGTTCCGATTTCATTGCCACGGCGATCCGGCCGTCGTCGCCCGTCAACCCGTTCGGCGAGGCGTCCACCGCCGCCCGTGAGGCTTCGCTCGCGATCTTCCGGTCCGCCGTCGAAGGTTCCTCGCCCACCGTCGCGAAGAAGCTGCGCGGTGACCTGCCCGAGCTACTGTGGCTGGCGTACATGGGCGTCGCGCTGTTCTGGGTTTACGACCGATCCGAGGGCCAACGCCGTACGCGCAAGCTGATCGACGGGGCGGCTCCGCTGGTGGCGCGCGGTTTGTCGCTGGCGAAGATTCCCGGCGTGAGCAAGGTTTTCGACGACGTCCTGGGACTCGTGCGCAGCGTCAAGGAAGACTCGTGA
- a CDS encoding DUF6707 family protein: protein MTHSPATQQYTEKQAGDLQPGDFVFPPGDGPAEEISTIEVQNDDYGVAALLLVTMVDGGTVRIAVGSSVPVGEGSDVGAYDASTSASSTPDSSTSAESDAEAPAGPADVVPPRPEVPPAHTGPSAEELALIPEPGGTPEAVVRAAAADHKGKNGVQVLSERLAKGINTKSGSCLRDLSDLAFDLCIVLRDPDHALAVADLLNVLPFDGNLDRWASIERALALSSFICREAGQSDRAAVYEKLLRAPESQEEDPFKARINARVRQRSLNEPNLYDKEIFRAIDNGNHEAEREWRFLRLEALMFLRAHGGSKTIGEDELARRIGNELESVRA from the coding sequence ATGACTCACAGCCCAGCCACACAGCAGTACACAGAAAAGCAGGCTGGGGACCTGCAGCCCGGAGATTTTGTGTTCCCGCCCGGTGACGGGCCGGCCGAGGAAATCAGCACCATCGAGGTGCAGAACGACGACTACGGGGTGGCCGCGCTGCTGCTGGTGACAATGGTCGACGGCGGCACGGTGCGGATCGCTGTCGGGTCCAGTGTTCCTGTGGGCGAGGGCTCTGACGTGGGTGCTTACGACGCCAGTACCTCCGCCTCAAGCACACCCGACTCAAGCACCTCCGCCGAATCCGACGCCGAGGCTCCCGCCGGGCCCGCCGACGTCGTGCCTCCCCGCCCGGAGGTACCCCCGGCGCATACCGGACCCAGCGCCGAAGAGCTGGCCCTCATCCCCGAGCCGGGCGGCACCCCGGAAGCCGTTGTGCGCGCGGCTGCTGCCGACCACAAGGGTAAGAACGGCGTTCAGGTGTTGTCGGAACGGCTGGCAAAGGGCATCAATACCAAGTCCGGAAGCTGCCTCAGGGACCTCAGCGACCTCGCCTTCGATCTGTGCATTGTGCTGCGGGACCCGGACCACGCGTTGGCCGTTGCTGACCTGCTGAACGTGCTGCCGTTTGACGGCAACCTGGACCGGTGGGCGTCCATTGAACGGGCACTCGCGCTGTCCAGTTTCATCTGCCGCGAAGCCGGACAAAGCGACCGTGCCGCGGTCTACGAGAAACTGCTGCGCGCCCCTGAGTCCCAGGAAGAGGATCCGTTCAAGGCCCGGATCAATGCGCGGGTACGTCAGCGCTCGCTCAACGAACCCAACCTTTACGACAAGGAAATCTTCCGCGCGATCGACAACGGCAACCACGAGGCCGAGCGCGAATGGCGGTTCCTGCGCCTCGAAGCGCTGATGTTCCTGCGTGCCCACGGCGGTTCGAAGACCATCGGCGAAGATGAGCTGGCGCGTCGGATCGGCAATGAACTGGAATCGGTGCGCGCCTAG
- a CDS encoding TIGR01777 family oxidoreductase, with product MKPRTVVLAGASGFIGSYFKRRFLEEGWQVRTVGRDASADAQWNDDGAITKALNGAELLVNLAGRSVNCRYDERHRREILDSRVLTTRTLGRAVAACAEPPRTWINSSTGTIYRHAEDHPQSEASGELGHGFSVDVARAWEDELTAADVPDTRKVPLRIAIVLGPGGGVMGPFRNLACLGLGGRMGPGTQKFSWIHVEDLFRSVVFIHEHGELAGPVNAATPYPVDNRELMSLVRQSMGMPFGIPTPAWLLEAGAVLIRTQTELVLKSRWVEPRKLLDAGFAFQHPSLAGALNQIAKARPAPSLT from the coding sequence GTGAAGCCGCGGACCGTGGTTCTCGCGGGTGCGAGCGGCTTTATAGGCAGCTACTTCAAGCGGCGGTTTCTTGAGGAGGGCTGGCAGGTCCGGACCGTTGGGCGTGATGCTTCAGCTGACGCGCAGTGGAACGACGACGGCGCCATCACCAAAGCGTTGAACGGCGCCGAACTGCTGGTGAACCTCGCCGGACGGTCCGTGAATTGCCGCTACGACGAACGGCACCGGCGGGAGATTCTGGACTCCCGGGTTCTGACCACACGGACGTTGGGCCGGGCTGTTGCTGCCTGCGCCGAACCTCCCAGGACGTGGATCAACTCAAGTACCGGCACCATCTACCGGCACGCGGAAGACCACCCGCAGAGTGAGGCCTCAGGCGAACTGGGCCATGGATTCTCCGTGGACGTGGCCCGCGCCTGGGAAGACGAACTGACGGCGGCTGATGTGCCTGATACCCGTAAGGTGCCACTCCGCATTGCGATTGTGCTGGGCCCGGGCGGTGGCGTGATGGGTCCGTTCCGGAACCTCGCCTGCCTCGGATTGGGCGGGCGCATGGGACCGGGCACGCAGAAGTTCAGCTGGATCCATGTGGAGGACTTGTTCCGCTCGGTGGTGTTTATCCACGAACATGGTGAGCTCGCTGGTCCGGTGAATGCCGCGACACCTTACCCCGTAGACAACCGTGAACTGATGTCACTGGTCCGACAAAGCATGGGTATGCCGTTTGGTATTCCGACACCGGCCTGGCTGCTTGAGGCCGGAGCCGTCCTGATCCGGACGCAGACCGAGTTGGTCCTCAAGAGCAGATGGGTAGAACCTCGGAAACTGCTCGACGCCGGATTCGCGTTTCAGCACCCATCGCTTGCCGGCGCCCTGAACCAGATCGCCAAAGCGCGCCCCGCACCGTCTCTCACCTAA
- a CDS encoding queuosine precursor transporter, translating into MPSPSGSSTLSKPAPRFASIGSPYFGIMLAIMAVVLILSNIGASKGVVLGPIITDGGFFLFPLAYILGDVMSEVYGFKVARKAIITSFALSVFASLCYWIIIVLPGFNDEYGTAKQAAIEGALGPVPQIVLASLLAFLAGQTINSWILVKMKARTGEKSLWARLMGSSVVGEFVDTLIFCSIAASVIGITDAGSFLNYVLVGFVYKTAVEFLFVPVTVLVVGWIKKREPSYGVAAA; encoded by the coding sequence ATGCCCTCGCCCTCAGGCTCCAGTACCTTGAGCAAGCCCGCGCCGCGCTTCGCGTCGATCGGCTCCCCGTATTTCGGCATCATGCTGGCCATCATGGCCGTGGTGCTGATCCTGTCCAACATTGGCGCTTCCAAAGGCGTTGTGCTCGGACCGATCATCACAGATGGCGGGTTCTTCCTCTTCCCGTTGGCCTACATCCTGGGCGACGTCATGAGCGAGGTTTACGGCTTCAAGGTGGCGCGCAAGGCCATCATCACCTCGTTCGCACTCTCGGTGTTCGCCTCCCTCTGCTACTGGATCATCATTGTGCTGCCCGGCTTCAATGACGAGTACGGCACCGCCAAGCAGGCTGCGATCGAAGGTGCACTTGGACCCGTCCCGCAAATCGTCCTCGCCTCGCTGCTGGCCTTCCTTGCCGGGCAGACCATCAACTCCTGGATCCTGGTGAAGATGAAGGCCCGCACGGGTGAGAAGTCCCTCTGGGCACGCCTGATGGGCTCGTCCGTGGTGGGCGAATTTGTGGACACCCTGATCTTCTGCAGCATCGCAGCATCGGTCATTGGCATCACAGATGCGGGCTCGTTCCTGAACTACGTCCTTGTTGGTTTCGTCTACAAGACCGCCGTGGAGTTCCTGTTCGTCCCGGTCACCGTGCTGGTTGTCGGTTGGATCAAGAAGCGCGAGCCCAGCTACGGGGTAGCCGCAGCCTAA
- the tgt gene encoding tRNA guanosine(34) transglycosylase Tgt: protein MPASSSAPASSPALPGLSHRQSEFSFSVGKRLTETCSPSDAQIEANGGAFLGRTGTITTPHGTIQTPAFIAVGTKATVKAVLPESVAELGAQAVLANAYHLYLQPGPEILDAAGGLGAFMNWSGPTFTDSGGFQVMSLGSGFKKVIDMKNVDSSGPDDAVAPGKERLAHIDDDGVWFKSHLNGDRHRFSPEISMQVQHQIGADIMFAFDELTTLQNSRAYQEESLERTRLWALRCLEEHASLTSSRVGKPYQALFGVIQGAQYEDLRRKACQDLGAMPFDGYGIGGALEKENLGTIVRWCNEELPEDKPRHLLGISEPDDIFTAIENGADTFDCVSPTRVARNSAFYTPFGRFNLSGAKYKTDFGPLQDGCDCYTCVNYSRAYIHHLFKAKEMLSATLISIHNERFVVKMVDDARLAIEAGDFFEFKAETLGRYYS from the coding sequence GTGCCAGCTTCCTCATCTGCCCCTGCATCCTCCCCTGCGCTGCCCGGTTTGTCGCACCGGCAATCCGAGTTCTCCTTTTCAGTGGGCAAGCGCCTGACTGAAACCTGCTCGCCGTCGGACGCCCAGATAGAGGCCAACGGCGGCGCTTTCCTGGGCCGCACCGGAACCATCACCACGCCGCACGGAACCATCCAGACACCGGCGTTCATCGCCGTCGGGACCAAAGCCACCGTGAAAGCAGTGCTGCCCGAGTCTGTCGCCGAGCTCGGCGCGCAGGCCGTGCTGGCCAACGCCTACCACCTGTATCTTCAGCCGGGACCGGAGATCCTCGACGCCGCGGGTGGGCTGGGCGCCTTCATGAACTGGTCCGGGCCAACCTTCACCGATTCCGGCGGATTCCAGGTGATGAGCCTGGGCTCGGGGTTCAAGAAGGTCATCGACATGAAGAACGTGGACAGCTCCGGGCCGGATGACGCTGTGGCTCCGGGCAAGGAACGGCTGGCACACATTGACGACGACGGCGTCTGGTTCAAGTCGCACCTCAACGGAGACAGGCACCGCTTCTCCCCCGAGATCTCCATGCAGGTCCAGCACCAGATCGGAGCGGACATCATGTTCGCGTTCGACGAGCTCACCACGCTGCAGAACTCGCGGGCCTACCAGGAGGAGTCGCTGGAACGGACGCGGTTGTGGGCGCTTCGGTGCCTGGAGGAGCACGCTTCGTTGACTTCTTCCCGCGTGGGCAAGCCGTACCAGGCGTTGTTCGGCGTGATCCAGGGTGCGCAGTATGAGGACCTTCGCCGCAAGGCCTGCCAGGACCTCGGCGCCATGCCGTTTGATGGTTACGGGATCGGCGGGGCGCTGGAGAAGGAAAACCTGGGCACCATTGTGCGGTGGTGCAACGAGGAACTGCCCGAGGACAAGCCCCGGCACCTCCTGGGGATCTCTGAGCCGGACGACATCTTCACTGCGATCGAGAACGGCGCCGACACGTTCGACTGCGTCTCCCCCACCCGTGTGGCCCGGAATTCCGCGTTCTACACTCCGTTTGGCCGGTTCAACCTGTCCGGGGCTAAGTACAAGACCGACTTCGGACCGCTGCAGGATGGCTGTGACTGCTACACGTGCGTGAACTACTCGCGCGCCTACATCCACCACCTGTTCAAGGCCAAGGAAATGCTCTCGGCAACGCTGATCTCCATCCACAACGAGCGCTTCGTGGTGAAGATGGTGGACGACGCCCGCCTGGCCATCGAAGCCGGGGACTTCTTCGAGTTCAAGGCGGAGACGCTGGGCCGGTACTACTCCTAG
- a CDS encoding MFS transporter, translating to MSTQQAAPLSEGAQTRKAVSNILKGSAGNLVEWFDVYVYTAFAAYFQSHFFNSSDDLQAGLEAMAVFSTSFLMRPIGSWFFGRYADRKGRKAALTLSVTMMSAGSFAIAILPTQDVIGLWALILLVFIRMIQGFSVGGEYGTSATYMSEAATAKRRGFFSSFQYVTLIGGQMLALLVLVILQNTMSKEDLTAWGWRIPFALGGVAALVVLWLRRSMEETLSADQLRAAHVKVEGEAQPGTMKLLFTKHWKPLLICIGITLGGTVAFYTYTNFILKFMNDTSGIAKTDTSVINFWALFIFMLLQPVYGMLSDKIGRKPLLIWFGVTGVLFTWPLLSALAGTKDPFVAFLLMFGGLLMVGGYTSINALVKAELFPASIRALGVGLGYAIANSLFGGTVPLIGAALQKSGQVDMFFTYVTAAIFISLLVYIFALKNKKPTHLDAEQGNAFVAKVSAKETDDDGTKDRVNA from the coding sequence ATGAGCACCCAACAAGCTGCACCTCTGAGCGAAGGCGCCCAGACACGCAAGGCCGTGAGCAACATCCTCAAGGGCTCCGCGGGCAACCTCGTGGAGTGGTTCGACGTTTACGTCTATACCGCTTTTGCTGCGTATTTCCAGTCGCACTTCTTCAACTCCTCGGACGATCTGCAGGCAGGCCTTGAGGCGATGGCGGTCTTCTCGACGTCGTTCCTCATGCGCCCCATCGGCAGCTGGTTCTTCGGCCGTTACGCCGACCGTAAGGGCCGCAAAGCCGCGCTGACACTCAGTGTGACCATGATGTCGGCCGGATCTTTCGCCATCGCGATCCTGCCAACGCAGGACGTCATCGGCCTCTGGGCTCTGATCCTGCTGGTGTTTATCCGCATGATCCAGGGCTTCTCGGTGGGTGGCGAGTACGGTACCAGCGCCACGTACATGTCTGAGGCTGCAACGGCCAAGCGCCGCGGCTTCTTCTCCAGCTTCCAGTATGTGACGCTGATCGGCGGCCAGATGCTGGCCCTCCTGGTGCTGGTGATACTGCAGAACACCATGAGCAAGGAAGACCTGACGGCGTGGGGTTGGCGGATTCCGTTCGCTCTGGGTGGCGTTGCCGCACTGGTGGTTCTCTGGCTTCGCCGTTCCATGGAAGAGACTCTTTCCGCGGATCAGCTCCGCGCTGCACACGTCAAGGTTGAGGGTGAAGCGCAGCCTGGCACCATGAAGCTGCTGTTCACCAAGCACTGGAAGCCGCTGCTGATCTGCATCGGCATCACTCTGGGCGGCACCGTGGCGTTCTACACGTACACCAACTTCATCCTGAAGTTCATGAACGATACGTCCGGCATCGCCAAGACCGACACCTCCGTCATCAACTTCTGGGCGCTCTTCATCTTCATGCTGCTGCAGCCTGTGTACGGCATGCTCTCGGACAAGATCGGCCGGAAGCCGCTGCTGATCTGGTTTGGTGTGACCGGTGTGCTGTTCACCTGGCCGCTGCTCTCCGCGCTTGCTGGAACCAAGGATCCGTTTGTGGCGTTCCTCCTGATGTTCGGCGGCTTGCTGATGGTGGGTGGCTACACTTCCATCAACGCGCTGGTGAAGGCTGAACTGTTCCCGGCATCCATCCGCGCCCTCGGCGTCGGCCTCGGCTACGCGATTGCCAACTCACTGTTCGGTGGCACCGTCCCGCTGATTGGTGCTGCGCTGCAGAAGTCGGGCCAAGTGGATATGTTCTTTACCTACGTCACGGCCGCCATTTTCATCTCGCTGCTGGTGTACATCTTCGCGCTGAAGAACAAGAAGCCCACGCACCTGGATGCGGAGCAGGGCAACGCTTTCGTAGCCAAGGTCTCTGCAAAGGAAACCGACGACGACGGCACGAAGGATCGCGTCAACGCCTGA
- a CDS encoding SRPBCC family protein, producing the protein MTNNLSVVINADAQQVWTMLREPSLVAQWHGWEADDLTDEIKQIYFNTDVVEGPDHTSLTVNGGDVFELHPVSGGTEVRVTRVALDHDSEWADWDEDITQGWLTFLHQLRFALERHPHGHRRTHFVSVSGKGGPAIEKLGLGDLPPVGEEYSLTLPTGEKISGKVWFKSRHQVGLTVHSYAEHGEGLLIVAEQLPIPEKRPDGGSMVIASTYDLGAHTLADIRSSWDNWKAENSGS; encoded by the coding sequence ATGACGAACAATCTGAGCGTTGTGATTAATGCCGACGCGCAGCAGGTTTGGACAATGCTGCGTGAACCGTCCCTGGTCGCTCAATGGCACGGCTGGGAAGCTGACGACCTCACCGACGAAATCAAACAGATCTACTTCAACACGGACGTCGTGGAAGGACCCGATCATACGAGCCTGACCGTCAACGGCGGTGACGTCTTTGAACTCCACCCCGTTTCCGGCGGCACGGAAGTGAGAGTCACCAGGGTTGCCCTGGACCACGACTCCGAGTGGGCCGACTGGGACGAGGACATCACCCAGGGTTGGCTCACGTTCCTTCATCAACTGCGCTTTGCGCTCGAGCGGCACCCGCACGGGCACCGGCGGACGCACTTCGTCTCTGTCTCCGGCAAAGGCGGTCCAGCCATTGAGAAGCTGGGGCTGGGGGACTTGCCGCCCGTTGGCGAGGAGTATTCGCTCACACTTCCCACGGGCGAGAAGATCTCCGGCAAAGTCTGGTTCAAGAGCCGGCACCAGGTTGGACTCACCGTCCACAGCTACGCCGAGCATGGCGAAGGGCTGCTGATTGTGGCTGAGCAGCTGCCCATCCCGGAGAAAAGGCCCGACGGCGGGTCCATGGTGATTGCCTCAACCTACGACTTGGGGGCCCACACCTTGGCCGATATCAGGTCCTCGTGGGACAACTGGAAAGCTGAGAACAGCGGGTCCTAG
- a CDS encoding RraA family protein, producing the protein MSPTLLQDLSDVSYPTIGHFLEDGFVSPAIQSLLANVKIAGPAVTVRIADHDAIAMNHALLALRPGDVLVVDMGGDHRHAPVGAVTAAAALAQGAAGVVVDGVATDVLELRETGLPVFARGTSCLTTKRLYGTGSAVNVPVHCGGVQVNPGDLVLGDDNGLIVLSPEAARDVLGKALASDAAEPAILDRITSGEPLASILAL; encoded by the coding sequence GTGAGCCCAACACTCCTGCAAGACCTGAGCGATGTCAGCTACCCCACCATCGGGCATTTCCTTGAGGACGGCTTCGTCTCCCCCGCCATCCAGTCGCTGCTGGCAAACGTGAAAATTGCCGGGCCGGCCGTCACAGTCCGGATCGCTGACCACGACGCCATTGCCATGAACCACGCACTCCTCGCGCTCCGTCCAGGCGATGTGCTGGTGGTGGACATGGGCGGCGACCACCGGCATGCGCCCGTGGGGGCCGTCACGGCAGCCGCGGCGCTCGCTCAAGGTGCGGCCGGCGTCGTGGTTGATGGCGTGGCCACCGACGTCCTGGAACTACGGGAAACCGGCCTGCCGGTATTCGCCCGCGGGACGTCCTGCCTGACCACCAAACGCCTGTACGGGACCGGCTCCGCCGTCAATGTCCCGGTGCACTGCGGAGGCGTGCAGGTCAACCCCGGAGACCTGGTCCTGGGCGACGACAACGGGCTGATCGTCCTCTCCCCGGAAGCTGCACGCGACGTGCTGGGGAAGGCCCTCGCCTCGGACGCGGCGGAGCCCGCCATCCTTGACCGCATAACATCCGGGGAGCCGCTCGCGTCCATTCTGGCCCTCTAA
- a CDS encoding NUDIX hydrolase family protein, which translates to MSVRTPDPYPGWLSDEDLFEARGRLPMVYVEAVPVRLDPLGYVNEVGTLLQGDADGNMVRYLVSGRVLYRETIRAALLRHMEKDLGPLAFPQLPISPVPFTVAEYFPAPSQTGFTDDRQHAVSLAYVIPVTGECEPRQDALELTWMTPQEVLSENVQQEFDGGRGNLVRQALAFSGIVL; encoded by the coding sequence ATGAGCGTACGTACACCCGACCCGTATCCAGGCTGGCTTTCAGATGAAGACCTCTTCGAAGCCCGCGGCCGACTCCCCATGGTCTATGTGGAGGCTGTCCCGGTCCGGCTGGATCCGCTCGGGTACGTGAACGAAGTTGGCACCCTCCTGCAGGGCGACGCCGACGGCAACATGGTGCGCTACCTCGTCTCCGGCCGCGTTCTCTACCGCGAGACCATCCGCGCAGCGCTTCTGCGGCACATGGAAAAGGACCTCGGTCCCCTGGCGTTCCCGCAGCTGCCCATCAGCCCCGTCCCCTTCACGGTGGCCGAATACTTCCCTGCCCCGTCACAGACCGGCTTCACCGACGACCGGCAGCACGCCGTCTCGCTGGCCTACGTCATCCCGGTGACCGGTGAATGCGAACCGCGCCAGGATGCTTTGGAACTCACGTGGATGACGCCCCAGGAAGTGCTCAGCGAGAACGTCCAACAGGAATTCGACGGCGGCCGCGGGAACCTCGTGCGGCAGGCCCTGGCTTTCTCGGGCATCGTCCTCTAG
- a CDS encoding MFS transporter encodes MAHTVDTSSASTSRLDLAKMRKIALASVIGTTVEWYDLFVFGTASALVFNKIFFPSFDPIVGTMLAFGTFASAYIARMVGAIIFGHFGDRLGRKSMLLVSLLTMGAATFAIGLLPDYNSIGIMAPLLLLFLRVIQGLALGGEWGGAVLMTVEHAPPARRGFYGSLVQVGVPAGTLIANVAFLIVASTVSTEALYSWGWRIPFLASVLLVTVGIYIRLHIEETPSFQAVKTAGAKAKMPFAALMAKYWKQVVLGGVATLSTGSTFTLLVASGVSYGKKELGHSESLMLWVVLASCILGLFLIPFFGKLSDKFGRKPIIFAGVAAEAALAFPMFWLMDTKSVALLFVAYLAMMTAFCANYGPIATFLAELFGSKVRYSGLSVAYMLSGLLGSAATPFVTTWLLGMTGQSSSIAWYIMAAAGLSLVALFLLTETRYGNIDAVDEAPAAAGSSSTGSSATETAAAQ; translated from the coding sequence ATGGCCCACACGGTAGATACTTCCTCCGCATCCACATCCAGGCTGGACCTGGCCAAGATGCGCAAGATTGCCCTTGCCAGCGTTATTGGCACCACCGTCGAGTGGTACGACCTTTTCGTGTTCGGAACAGCGTCGGCCCTCGTCTTCAACAAGATCTTCTTCCCCAGCTTCGATCCGATCGTCGGCACCATGCTGGCCTTCGGTACATTCGCTTCCGCCTACATTGCCCGCATGGTGGGCGCCATCATCTTCGGCCACTTCGGTGACCGTCTGGGCCGCAAATCCATGCTGCTGGTCTCCCTCCTGACCATGGGAGCGGCAACGTTCGCCATCGGCCTGCTGCCGGACTACAACAGCATCGGCATCATGGCGCCACTGCTGTTGCTGTTCCTCCGCGTCATCCAGGGCCTGGCCCTCGGCGGCGAATGGGGCGGCGCCGTGCTCATGACGGTTGAACACGCTCCTCCCGCCCGTCGCGGTTTCTACGGTTCACTGGTGCAGGTTGGCGTCCCCGCAGGCACCCTGATCGCCAATGTGGCCTTCCTTATTGTGGCGTCCACGGTCAGCACCGAGGCCCTGTACTCGTGGGGCTGGCGCATTCCGTTCCTGGCCTCGGTCCTCCTGGTCACCGTGGGCATCTACATCAGGCTGCACATCGAGGAAACCCCCTCCTTCCAAGCAGTCAAGACCGCCGGCGCCAAGGCCAAAATGCCGTTCGCCGCACTGATGGCCAAGTACTGGAAGCAGGTTGTCCTGGGCGGCGTCGCCACCCTGTCCACAGGCAGCACCTTCACCCTGCTGGTGGCCTCCGGCGTCTCCTACGGCAAGAAGGAACTCGGCCACTCGGAGAGCCTGATGCTCTGGGTGGTCCTGGCCTCCTGCATCCTGGGACTGTTCCTCATCCCCTTCTTCGGAAAGCTCTCCGATAAGTTCGGCCGCAAACCCATCATCTTCGCCGGTGTTGCTGCCGAGGCCGCCCTCGCCTTCCCCATGTTCTGGCTAATGGACACCAAGTCGGTGGCACTGCTCTTCGTCGCCTACCTGGCCATGATGACCGCGTTCTGCGCCAACTACGGGCCCATCGCCACGTTCCTCGCCGAGCTCTTCGGATCCAAGGTCCGCTACTCCGGCCTGTCCGTGGCTTACATGCTGTCCGGCCTGCTGGGCAGCGCCGCCACCCCGTTCGTCACCACGTGGCTCCTGGGCATGACGGGACAGAGCTCCTCGATCGCCTGGTACATCATGGCTGCAGCGGGGCTGTCCTTGGTGGCCCTCTTCCTGCTGACCGAAACCCGGTACGGCAACATCGACGCCGTCGATGAGGCACCGGCTGCTGCCGGCTCTTCCTCCACCGGTTCCTCCGCAACAGAAACCGCGGCAGCCCAGTGA